The proteins below are encoded in one region of Belonocnema kinseyi isolate 2016_QV_RU_SX_M_011 chromosome 1, B_treatae_v1, whole genome shotgun sequence:
- the LOC117181593 gene encoding non-classical arabinogalactan protein 31-like, which yields MYKILFAFLDEQLRNQGQTQQLVARGRRREEGHRIRHQIRPPNPPQNPPPNPPPNPPPIPPPNPPPNPTVNPPLNPHLNPPANSTPNPLPNPSVGPPVGSVVVPPAGPPVNPLPNVQPNTPPNPQHPGSAISSFLLEQLKEQKDAVLLFQKELQTLKEQRKREQQSWANERRQLQTQIRNQDQQLTQAQNQAHYWQQPPYFWAPQLFVSELK from the exons atgtataaaattttgtttgccttTTTGGACGAGCAGCTAAGAAATCAGGGACAAACCCAGCAGCTAGTGGCTCGGGGCCGACGACGAGAGGAAGGTCACAGAATTCGTCACCAAATCCGCCCCCCAAATCCCCCACAAAATCCTCCACCAAATCCGCCCCCAAACCCCCCACCAATTCCGCCACCAAATCCCCCACCAAATCCGACAGTAAATCCGCCTCTAAATCCGCACCTAAACCCCCCAGCAAATTCGACCCCAAATCCCCTACCAAATCCGTCAGTAGGTCCGCCAGTAGGTTCGGTAGTAGTTCCGCCAGCAGGTCCACCAGTAAATCCGCTACCAAATGTACAGCCAAATACGCCACCAAATCCTCAACACCCTGGATCCGCCATCAGTTCTTTCCTTCTGGAGCAGCTCAAAGAGCAAAAAGATGCGGTGCTGCTATTTCAGAAGGAACTTCAGACGCTAAAAGAGCAGAGAAAGAGAGAACAGCAGAGTTGGGCCAACGAGAGGAGGCAGCTGCAAACTCAAATAAGAAATCAGGATCAACAACTCACGCAGGCCCAGAACCAGGCCCATTACTGGCAACAGCCACCTTACTTCTGGGCTCCACAG CTTTTTGTTTCTGAGTTAAAATGa